A part of Terriglobus roseus genomic DNA contains:
- the lspA gene encoding signal peptidase II produces MSEILHSKSRTSRDARWWLLLIAVAVIVLDRITKIVVATHIESGTGIIVIPKVFRITHVLNTGAAFSMFADSASPMAVRLGLVVFSLLVTLGITFLLWRYGKTWSAASVGFALILGGAIGNLYDRAVLHYVVDFLEVHIGTYHWPDFNVADSAICVGAVLLLAEMIWPQEETASSASEGEVRGA; encoded by the coding sequence TTGAGCGAGATACTGCATTCCAAATCCAGGACATCGCGTGACGCGCGATGGTGGCTGCTGCTTATCGCAGTCGCCGTCATCGTGCTGGACCGCATCACGAAGATTGTTGTCGCGACACACATTGAAAGCGGCACCGGCATCATCGTAATCCCGAAGGTGTTTCGGATCACGCATGTGTTGAACACCGGCGCGGCGTTCTCCATGTTCGCGGATTCGGCTTCTCCCATGGCGGTGCGTCTTGGGCTTGTGGTGTTTTCGCTGCTGGTAACCCTTGGCATCACGTTCCTGCTGTGGCGCTATGGCAAGACGTGGTCTGCCGCAAGCGTTGGCTTCGCCTTGATTCTCGGTGGAGCAATCGGCAATCTGTACGACCGCGCCGTGCTGCATTACGTGGTGGACTTCCTCGAAGTACACATCGGCACCTACCACTGGCCAGACTTCAACGTTGCAGATTCGGCCATCTGCGTAGGCGCCGTGCTGCTGCTGGCAGAGATGATCTGGCCGCAGGAAGAAACAGCGTCGTCTGCATCTGAAGGAGAAGTTCGTGGCGCCTGA
- a CDS encoding energy transducer TonB, whose product MATILQEPPTEHSRRTDAGPNLGEPEELKSTSPFTSLVDNIKDVFFPEKLPPLVLESQPIAVDNPMDVKRDPKSTAVAVVVHALIFLLIWYIGKKVITVVVAKKPQLTQVSFDTPAPQPPIKAPAKQAMGGGGGAHDIAPVTQGRLPKFEAHPIVPPSNPPKIEPKLTVDPSINVQTDLHMTNNNMPNLGIPNAPNVGVASLGNGSGGGLGSGNGNGLGPGSGGNTGGGAYRIGGDVSAPVLIYQVDPEFSEEARKAKFQGEVLVHLIVDAQGRPTNVKVIRPVGMGLDEKAREAVAQYKFRPARKGGQPVPVELNVAVNFQIF is encoded by the coding sequence ATGGCGACAATACTTCAGGAACCGCCCACAGAACATAGCCGCCGTACCGACGCCGGACCGAACCTCGGCGAACCGGAAGAGTTGAAATCTACCAGCCCGTTCACGTCGCTGGTGGACAACATTAAGGACGTCTTCTTTCCGGAGAAGCTTCCGCCGCTTGTTCTTGAATCGCAGCCGATCGCCGTCGATAACCCGATGGACGTCAAGCGCGATCCGAAGTCGACGGCGGTGGCTGTCGTTGTCCACGCGCTTATCTTCCTTCTGATCTGGTACATCGGCAAGAAGGTCATCACTGTTGTGGTGGCCAAGAAGCCGCAGCTTACCCAAGTTTCATTTGACACACCGGCACCCCAGCCTCCGATCAAGGCACCTGCCAAGCAGGCCATGGGTGGTGGTGGCGGTGCTCACGATATTGCTCCGGTGACGCAGGGACGTCTGCCGAAGTTTGAGGCGCACCCGATTGTGCCGCCTTCGAATCCACCGAAGATTGAGCCGAAGCTCACCGTGGATCCTTCCATCAACGTGCAGACGGACCTGCACATGACGAACAACAACATGCCGAACCTGGGCATTCCGAATGCGCCGAATGTTGGCGTGGCATCGCTGGGCAATGGCAGTGGTGGTGGTTTGGGCAGCGGCAACGGCAATGGTCTTGGACCTGGCAGCGGTGGCAATACCGGTGGCGGTGCTTACCGCATTGGTGGCGATGTTTCTGCTCCTGTGCTGATCTACCAGGTGGATCCGGAGTTCAGTGAAGAAGCTCGCAAGGCGAAGTTCCAGGGTGAGGTGCTGGTGCACCTGATTGTGGATGCGCAGGGTCGGCCTACGAACGTGAAGGTGATTCGTCCGGTGGGTATGGGACTGGATGAGAAGGCACGCGAGGCAGTGGCGCAGTACAAGTTCCGTCCGGCTCGTAAGGGCGGTCAGCCTGTGCCGGTGGAACTGAATGTGGCTGTGAACTTCCAGATCTTCTAA
- the ileS gene encoding isoleucine--tRNA ligase: MDQANTPQQLPVQLKDTLNLPKTAFPMKANLPGNEPARLQGWTDSDLYGQIRQSREGREKYILHDGPPYANGAIHLGHALNKCIKDFVVKSKTMAGFDAPYVPGWDCHGLPIEIKVDEQLGRKKLEMDALTVRQQCREYAQKYVDLQKSQFVRMGVLGRWDNPYLTMSFGYEARILETFYAFFEKNFVYKGLRPVYWCMHDKTALAEAEVEYEMHTSPSVYVRYPLTSAPEKIDPALANLNVFGLIWTTTPWTLPASLAIAFHPEFEYAAIQIAEDNATWGKGNVYIVAMDLLESLSTAAQLPAFEILARFHGQKLERATFAHPFLPREILGVMAEYVTTEQGTGGVHTAPAHGPDDFATGKKYALSQACDVDEAGRLRNGLPEYDNLNVHKANAPIIELLKDRGMLMAQGETHHSYPHCWRCHRPVIYRATEQWFIGMETQMPDGRTFRQSALDEIAKVTWDPAWGQERISNMIATRPDWCVSRQRIWGVPIAVFLCQKCHEPLNDAAINASIVKKFEAESADAWYKYSAEELLAAGTTCKCGNTEFRKEMDILDVWFESGSSWHAVLETEPELRFPADMYTEGGDQHRGWFHSSLLASVGIRGVAPYKYVATSGWTLDEQRRAFSKSLGNGVDPVKVMDELGGDIVRLWVASVDFREDVIASVPLMKRLAEEIYRKLRNTFRFLLANLDGFVPATDEVAWDQMEALDQYMLARASELVEKVRKAYDEFEFHRVFHALNEFGNSELSAFYLDVLKDRLYTLAPKDTRRLSAQTAVWKITETLVRLIAPILSFTADEVWGYLPEVAGRAKSVHIAEFPSASDLAPASSELLKDMAQIRTVREAALKVLEAARAAKEIGKALEARIEVEVPAGEIAAALSKYERQLPELFGVSQVVLKEVDNAPLQARFVKAEGTRCERCWRYTDDVGDEGRYPTVCARCADALEKIAFQPYAQE, encoded by the coding sequence ATGGATCAGGCGAATACGCCGCAGCAGTTGCCCGTTCAGTTGAAAGATACGCTGAACTTGCCCAAAACCGCCTTCCCCATGAAGGCCAACCTGCCCGGCAATGAACCGGCGCGCCTGCAGGGATGGACCGACTCCGACCTGTACGGTCAAATCCGCCAGAGCCGCGAAGGCCGCGAAAAATACATCCTGCATGACGGCCCGCCGTATGCCAATGGCGCCATCCACCTCGGCCATGCGCTGAACAAGTGCATTAAAGATTTCGTTGTGAAGTCGAAGACCATGGCCGGTTTCGACGCACCTTACGTCCCCGGCTGGGACTGCCACGGCCTGCCCATCGAAATCAAAGTCGACGAGCAGCTCGGCCGCAAGAAGCTGGAAATGGACGCGTTGACCGTCCGCCAGCAGTGTCGCGAATATGCGCAGAAGTACGTCGATCTGCAGAAGTCGCAGTTCGTCCGCATGGGCGTGCTAGGCCGCTGGGACAATCCTTATCTCACGATGAGCTTCGGCTACGAAGCGCGCATCCTGGAAACCTTCTACGCCTTCTTCGAGAAGAACTTCGTCTACAAGGGTTTGCGCCCCGTCTACTGGTGCATGCACGACAAAACCGCGCTCGCTGAGGCGGAAGTCGAGTACGAAATGCACACGTCGCCCAGCGTTTACGTGCGCTATCCGCTGACCTCCGCTCCGGAGAAGATTGATCCCGCGCTGGCGAACCTCAATGTATTCGGCCTCATCTGGACCACCACTCCGTGGACGCTGCCAGCATCGCTCGCCATCGCCTTCCATCCCGAGTTTGAATACGCGGCCATCCAGATTGCAGAAGACAACGCCACATGGGGCAAAGGCAACGTGTACATCGTTGCAATGGATCTGCTTGAGTCGCTGAGTACTGCGGCGCAGTTGCCTGCGTTTGAAATCCTCGCACGCTTCCATGGCCAAAAGTTGGAGCGCGCAACCTTTGCGCACCCCTTCCTGCCGCGCGAAATCCTCGGCGTCATGGCGGAGTACGTCACCACCGAACAAGGCACCGGCGGCGTTCATACCGCGCCAGCGCACGGCCCGGACGACTTTGCCACCGGCAAGAAATATGCGTTGAGTCAGGCGTGCGACGTTGATGAAGCAGGACGCCTCCGCAACGGTCTGCCCGAATACGACAACCTCAACGTCCACAAGGCAAACGCGCCCATCATCGAGCTGCTGAAGGATCGCGGCATGCTCATGGCGCAGGGCGAAACCCATCACAGCTACCCGCATTGCTGGCGCTGCCACCGGCCCGTGATCTATCGCGCCACGGAACAGTGGTTCATCGGCATGGAAACGCAGATGCCCGATGGCCGCACCTTCCGCCAAAGCGCTCTCGATGAAATCGCCAAGGTCACATGGGACCCCGCATGGGGCCAGGAACGCATCAGCAACATGATCGCCACGCGTCCTGACTGGTGCGTCAGCCGTCAGCGCATCTGGGGCGTGCCCATCGCCGTGTTCCTCTGCCAAAAATGTCATGAGCCGTTGAACGATGCCGCCATCAACGCGTCCATCGTGAAGAAGTTCGAAGCCGAAAGCGCCGACGCCTGGTACAAGTACAGCGCCGAAGAACTCCTGGCCGCAGGAACAACTTGCAAGTGCGGCAACACAGAGTTCCGCAAAGAGATGGACATCCTCGACGTCTGGTTCGAATCGGGTTCATCGTGGCATGCCGTGCTCGAAACCGAACCGGAACTTCGCTTCCCCGCTGACATGTACACCGAAGGCGGTGATCAGCATCGCGGATGGTTCCATTCGTCGCTGCTTGCCAGCGTTGGTATCCGCGGCGTCGCACCGTACAAGTACGTAGCCACATCCGGTTGGACACTGGATGAGCAGCGTCGTGCCTTTTCGAAGTCGCTCGGCAACGGCGTCGATCCCGTTAAGGTGATGGACGAACTCGGCGGCGACATCGTTCGTCTTTGGGTCGCATCGGTCGATTTCCGCGAAGACGTCATCGCATCCGTCCCTCTGATGAAGCGCCTTGCGGAAGAGATCTATCGCAAGCTGCGCAACACCTTCCGGTTCCTTCTCGCCAACCTCGACGGTTTCGTTCCAGCGACCGACGAAGTGGCATGGGATCAGATGGAGGCGCTTGATCAGTACATGCTGGCGCGCGCATCCGAGCTCGTCGAGAAGGTTCGCAAGGCATACGACGAATTCGAATTCCATCGCGTCTTCCATGCACTGAACGAGTTCGGCAACTCGGAACTGTCAGCCTTCTACCTCGACGTACTGAAGGACCGCCTCTACACGCTGGCTCCGAAGGATACGCGTCGTTTGAGCGCGCAGACTGCGGTATGGAAGATCACCGAAACCCTCGTGCGCTTGATCGCTCCCATCCTCTCCTTCACCGCGGATGAGGTGTGGGGCTATCTGCCAGAGGTAGCTGGTCGCGCCAAGAGCGTTCATATCGCAGAGTTCCCCTCTGCTTCTGATCTCGCCCCTGCTTCGTCTGAACTGTTGAAGGACATGGCACAAATCCGCACCGTCCGTGAAGCTGCTCTGAAGGTCCTGGAAGCTGCACGCGCGGCAAAGGAGATCGGCAAAGCACTCGAAGCTCGCATTGAAGTCGAGGTGCCAGCGGGCGAAATCGCCGCTGCGTTGTCGAAGTATGAGCGTCAGTTGCCAGAGCTGTTCGGCGTATCGCAGGTTGTCCTGAAGGAAGTAGATAACGCGCCGCTGCAGGCTCGTTTTGTTAAGGCCGAAGGAACACGCTGCGAACGCTGCTGGCGCTACACCGATGACGTTGGCGACGAAGGCCGCTATCCCACCGTGTGCGCCCGCTGCGCCGACGCGCTGGAGAAGATCGCCTTTCAACCCTACGCACAGGAGTAA
- the uvrA gene encoding excinuclease ABC subunit UvrA, translated as MEQKAVSPNDHIVIRGARTHNLKGIDVNIPHNMLTVVSGVSGSGKSSLAFDTVYAEGQRRYVESLSAYARQFLERIEKPDVEHMDGLAPAIAIKQKNQTRNPRSTVATATEIYDYMRLLYARCGTVTCIHCGGIVKRDTVDEIAAAVLAMEEGARLYALFPIIRREVVLEPMQEFALPVEEEAPKPKPKKVATKKTKAAEQTIVDPSEPLKERLVELRRRGFNRLFQNGNIVEFSTPESLLELNFSEPIYVLADRLSVSADVRSRIVDAIETGYRESGEIVFLTAPRDESEPKRLRFSAAFECVNCHRAYRDPEPRLFSFNNPYGACPRCQGFGNTIDFDPDLIIPDKSKTLDEGAIDPWTKPKYREYHGVMKRFAQANNIPLKTPWYDLTPAQQNAIWDGGTGFPGIRGFFRLLDTKKYKLHVRVFLSKYRGYAPCPDCRGQRLRAEARAVLLNEKNICEAAGLTISAARAFFDGLKLSPAQTEIAGKILEEVRQRISFLEQVGLEYLTLDRLSSTLSGGESQRIQLATSLGSRLVGALYVLDEPSIGLHSRDTAKLVKILHELRDLGNTILVVEHDPDVITSADRLIDLGPGAGELGGQLLATGTVAEIRKDDHSITGKYLSGRSRIPVPAERREPTREMLKLKGARIHNLRGVDIEIPLGMLTVVTGVSGSGKSTIVHQVLHRALEFSLGVEGVSSDVQQLYREITGTHFIREVVLVDQSPIGRTPRSNPVTYIKAFDAIRELFASQPDARRKGYTAGSFSFNVPGGRCDTCEGDGTVTVEMQFLADVELPCEECNGTRYKPGILDIKYKNRNIHDVLNMTVRDAVHYFAGNPKIVDRLQVLEEVGLGYVRLGQSATTLSGGEAQRVKLASHLANIRSTSPRGETKKAASRVLYILDEPTTGLHFADVATLLQAFRKLIDGGGSLLVIEHNMDIIKSADWIIDMGPEGGSAGGQVVAVGTPEEIARVPESYTGRFLKPVLEGAVA; from the coding sequence GTGGAACAAAAAGCAGTATCCCCCAACGATCACATCGTGATCCGTGGCGCACGCACGCATAATCTCAAGGGCATCGACGTCAACATCCCGCACAACATGCTCACCGTCGTGAGTGGTGTGTCGGGCTCAGGTAAGAGTTCGCTTGCGTTTGACACGGTGTACGCCGAAGGACAGCGCCGCTATGTGGAGTCACTCTCTGCATACGCACGTCAGTTTCTGGAGCGCATCGAAAAGCCCGATGTCGAACACATGGACGGCCTCGCTCCGGCCATCGCCATCAAGCAGAAAAATCAGACACGCAATCCGCGCTCAACCGTAGCCACCGCAACAGAAATCTACGACTACATGCGACTGCTGTACGCGCGTTGCGGAACAGTCACCTGCATTCACTGCGGCGGCATCGTCAAGCGCGACACGGTCGATGAGATCGCCGCTGCCGTGCTTGCAATGGAAGAAGGCGCACGTCTCTACGCGCTGTTCCCCATCATCCGGCGCGAAGTCGTGTTGGAGCCCATGCAGGAGTTCGCACTCCCTGTCGAGGAAGAAGCTCCAAAGCCGAAACCAAAGAAGGTAGCAACCAAGAAAACAAAGGCCGCAGAGCAGACGATCGTCGATCCTTCTGAACCGTTAAAAGAACGGCTCGTGGAACTGCGCCGCCGGGGCTTCAATCGCCTCTTCCAAAACGGCAACATCGTAGAGTTCTCCACCCCGGAATCACTGCTCGAACTCAACTTCAGCGAGCCAATTTACGTCCTCGCCGACCGCCTCAGCGTGAGCGCGGACGTACGTTCGCGCATCGTCGACGCCATTGAAACCGGCTATCGCGAAAGCGGTGAGATTGTCTTCCTCACTGCACCTCGCGATGAAAGCGAACCAAAGCGCCTCCGCTTCTCTGCCGCATTCGAGTGCGTGAACTGCCATCGCGCCTATCGCGACCCGGAGCCGCGTCTCTTCAGCTTCAACAACCCATACGGCGCATGCCCGCGCTGCCAGGGCTTCGGCAACACCATCGACTTCGATCCCGACCTCATCATCCCCGACAAGTCAAAGACGCTGGATGAAGGCGCAATCGATCCGTGGACGAAGCCAAAGTACCGCGAATACCACGGCGTGATGAAGCGCTTCGCGCAGGCCAACAACATCCCGCTGAAAACACCCTGGTACGACCTGACACCAGCGCAGCAAAACGCCATCTGGGATGGCGGCACCGGCTTCCCCGGCATCCGAGGCTTCTTCCGCTTGCTCGATACGAAGAAGTACAAGCTGCACGTCCGCGTCTTTCTATCCAAGTACCGCGGCTACGCCCCATGCCCCGACTGCCGTGGCCAACGCCTGCGTGCAGAAGCACGCGCAGTTCTGCTGAACGAAAAGAACATCTGCGAAGCCGCAGGTCTAACTATCAGTGCAGCCCGAGCCTTCTTCGACGGACTAAAGCTGTCACCAGCACAAACCGAAATCGCCGGAAAGATCCTCGAAGAAGTTCGCCAACGCATCAGCTTCCTCGAACAGGTAGGCCTTGAGTACCTCACGCTCGACCGCCTCTCCTCCACGCTAAGCGGTGGCGAATCGCAGCGCATCCAACTCGCAACGTCACTAGGCTCACGCCTCGTCGGCGCTCTCTACGTGCTCGACGAACCCTCCATCGGCCTGCACTCGCGCGACACCGCCAAATTGGTTAAGATCCTTCACGAACTCCGCGACCTCGGCAACACCATCCTCGTCGTAGAGCACGATCCCGACGTCATCACCAGCGCCGACCGGCTCATCGATCTAGGCCCCGGCGCAGGCGAACTCGGCGGTCAACTACTCGCAACCGGAACCGTCGCAGAAATTCGCAAAGACGACCACTCCATCACCGGCAAGTATCTCTCCGGCCGCTCCCGCATCCCCGTCCCCGCCGAGCGCCGCGAACCCACACGCGAGATGCTCAAGCTCAAGGGCGCACGCATTCACAACCTGCGCGGTGTCGACATCGAAATTCCGTTAGGAATGTTAACTGTCGTCACCGGCGTCAGCGGCTCCGGTAAGAGCACCATCGTCCACCAGGTGCTCCATCGCGCGCTTGAATTTTCCCTCGGCGTAGAAGGCGTAAGCAGCGACGTCCAGCAGCTCTATCGCGAGATCACAGGAACACACTTCATCCGCGAAGTCGTCCTCGTAGACCAATCGCCCATCGGCCGCACACCGCGCTCCAACCCTGTCACTTACATCAAGGCCTTCGACGCCATCCGCGAACTATTCGCGTCGCAACCGGATGCACGTCGCAAGGGCTACACCGCAGGATCATTCAGCTTCAACGTCCCCGGAGGCCGCTGCGATACCTGCGAAGGCGACGGCACCGTCACCGTCGAAATGCAGTTCCTCGCCGACGTCGAACTCCCCTGCGAAGAATGCAACGGCACCCGTTACAAGCCCGGCATCCTCGATATCAAGTACAAAAACCGCAACATCCACGACGTGCTGAACATGACCGTGCGTGACGCAGTTCACTACTTCGCGGGCAATCCGAAGATCGTGGATCGCTTGCAGGTCCTCGAAGAAGTGGGCCTCGGCTACGTCCGTCTCGGACAGTCGGCAACAACACTCTCCGGCGGTGAAGCGCAGCGTGTAAAGCTCGCCTCTCACCTCGCGAACATCCGTTCCACCTCACCACGTGGTGAAACGAAGAAGGCCGCAAGCCGAGTACTCTACATCCTCGACGAACCAACAACCGGCCTGCATTTCGCTGACGTAGCAACACTGCTGCAAGCCTTCCGCAAGCTGATCGACGGTGGCGGCTCGCTGCTCGTCATCGAGCACAACATGGACATCATCAAGAGCGCCGACTGGATCATCGACATGGGCCCGGAAGGCGGCTCCGCCGGAGGCCAGGTTGTAGCAGTCGGCACACCGGAAGAGATCGCGCGTGTCCCCGAGTCCTACACCGGACGCTTCCTGAAACCCGTATTGGAAGGCGCAGTAGCATGA
- a CDS encoding tetratricopeptide repeat protein, translated as MKILAAALLLSLPVAAQMEMPPGTTSAVPQEQAAPSASQATLAKAEDAIANAKYADAVTLLTPLATESQANARVFYDLGFAQDALNHDAEAAAAYAKSIALKNDDAGAHVSLGLLYARMGETAKAEDQLRSATKIESAEKDLLARAWRALAEIDLKSNPTMARNDLLSALKYTPETPDDAATAAEIAEAMGDDAAAEQAYSHAFSLNPASVDVAMGYARALTQQKKFAQADQVLTSAHAQHPGNHALMAERASEQLLQGKPETALPALQSLHADEPENVAVAMLLARAYSAAGAPEKAEPIYTALLKTSPDDVTLMSEAADTLIRLRRSPEAEPLLQKAVSQSDKFPSKAALAQAAGELAFAASSNKDAVTVLKALAIREPLAPSSPPFTFLAATAHDTLHHTKQAADAYRQFLSQSGGKYPDQEWQAQQRLQILTRTTK; from the coding sequence ATGAAGATTCTCGCGGCAGCCTTGCTGCTCTCCCTTCCCGTAGCAGCGCAAATGGAAATGCCTCCCGGCACCACATCCGCAGTGCCGCAAGAGCAAGCTGCGCCCTCCGCTTCGCAGGCAACGCTTGCCAAGGCAGAAGACGCCATCGCCAACGCCAAGTACGCCGACGCAGTCACATTGCTAACGCCGCTGGCAACCGAGTCGCAGGCCAACGCCCGCGTCTTCTATGACCTGGGATTCGCGCAAGATGCTCTCAACCACGACGCAGAAGCCGCCGCGGCCTACGCTAAATCCATCGCACTGAAGAACGACGACGCAGGTGCACACGTATCGTTGGGTTTGCTCTACGCACGCATGGGCGAAACGGCAAAGGCCGAAGATCAACTACGTTCCGCAACAAAGATCGAAAGCGCAGAAAAGGACCTGCTGGCACGCGCCTGGCGAGCCCTCGCGGAAATCGATCTCAAATCGAACCCAACCATGGCGCGCAACGATCTGCTCTCGGCCCTGAAGTACACACCTGAAACACCAGACGATGCCGCCACCGCCGCCGAAATCGCAGAAGCCATGGGTGACGACGCAGCCGCGGAACAGGCCTACTCCCACGCATTCTCGCTCAATCCCGCCAGCGTCGACGTGGCCATGGGTTACGCCCGAGCGCTTACCCAACAAAAGAAATTCGCCCAGGCCGACCAGGTGTTGACCAGCGCACACGCACAGCATCCCGGCAACCACGCCCTCATGGCCGAACGTGCATCGGAACAACTGCTGCAAGGAAAGCCGGAAACGGCATTGCCCGCACTGCAATCGCTCCATGCAGACGAGCCCGAAAACGTAGCCGTAGCCATGCTCCTCGCGCGAGCGTACTCCGCCGCAGGTGCCCCGGAAAAGGCCGAGCCCATCTACACAGCTCTCCTGAAAACCTCGCCTGACGATGTAACGCTCATGTCGGAGGCAGCGGACACCTTGATCCGACTCCGGCGCTCTCCGGAAGCCGAACCGCTGCTCCAGAAGGCCGTCTCCCAATCGGATAAATTCCCTTCCAAGGCTGCTTTGGCGCAGGCAGCAGGAGAACTGGCGTTCGCAGCCTCCTCGAACAAGGACGCCGTCACGGTTCTGAAAGCGCTAGCCATCCGGGAACCGTTGGCACCCTCATCTCCCCCCTTTACATTTCTGGCGGCAACGGCGCATGATACTCTGCATCACACGAAGCAGGCGGCAGATGCATACCGCCAGTTTCTGTCACAGTCTGGTGGTAAGTATCCGGATCAGGAATGGCAGGCGCAGCAGCGGCTGCAAATCCTGACAAGAACGACCAAGTAG